From Deinococcus sp. HSC-46F16, the proteins below share one genomic window:
- a CDS encoding alpha/beta hydrolase, giving the protein MTLFRSPVPVFLAASLLLGSCTQVRPPAEVPAQAGRTFKAVPPTLASVTGATLYQGTYAGLRGDAAYQIEVPANWNGTLVMYAHGYAGTGENLTVAPPPIRAALLAQGYAWAASSYSANYYDVQAGVEDTNALALAFERLTGNKYAKPSKYLIMGVSMGGHITAAAVEKETLATAKNRVNYAAALPLCGVMDEAYQFDWLGDYTLVAAQLAGLGPRTFPQSNYQDLLPAIKQALFTETEGPTWTENEAQGARLREIARRLTGGDRPVFEQGFRLAAYQNAVFSTGGSDGTINGILTRNLYGNEGRVYRWTSDAAPTAAEKTFNDVILRVKADPAANIARPGGLRWLPAVNGQFSVPVLTLHTLGDFYVPFRHQQLYRQAAQASGNGDRLVQRAIRAAGHCEFDGAELVEAFNDLVAWERTGVKPAGDDVLTATTVASPTYGCRFTRKTRAGVEACPATP; this is encoded by the coding sequence ATGACGCTCTTCCGTTCCCCCGTGCCCGTGTTCCTTGCCGCCAGCCTGCTGCTGGGCAGTTGCACCCAGGTGCGGCCCCCCGCCGAGGTGCCTGCCCAGGCGGGCCGCACCTTCAAGGCCGTCCCGCCCACCCTCGCCTCCGTGACGGGCGCCACCCTCTACCAGGGCACCTATGCGGGGCTGCGCGGCGACGCCGCCTACCAGATCGAGGTTCCGGCGAACTGGAACGGCACCCTGGTCATGTACGCGCACGGCTACGCGGGCACCGGGGAGAACCTGACCGTGGCCCCGCCCCCGATCCGCGCCGCCCTCCTCGCGCAGGGATACGCCTGGGCCGCGAGCAGCTACTCGGCCAACTACTACGACGTGCAGGCGGGGGTGGAGGACACCAACGCACTCGCGCTCGCCTTCGAGCGCCTGACCGGCAACAAGTACGCCAAGCCGAGCAAGTACCTGATCATGGGCGTCTCGATGGGCGGGCACATCACGGCCGCCGCCGTGGAAAAGGAGACGCTGGCGACGGCCAAAAACCGCGTCAACTACGCCGCCGCCCTCCCGCTGTGCGGGGTGATGGACGAGGCGTACCAGTTCGATTGGCTGGGCGACTACACCCTGGTTGCCGCCCAGCTCGCCGGGCTGGGGCCGCGCACCTTCCCCCAGAGCAACTACCAGGACCTGCTGCCCGCGATCAAACAGGCCCTTTTCACCGAGACCGAGGGGCCGACCTGGACCGAGAACGAGGCCCAGGGTGCCCGGTTGCGCGAGATCGCCCGCCGCCTGACCGGCGGGGACCGCCCCGTCTTCGAGCAGGGCTTCCGCCTCGCCGCCTACCAGAACGCGGTCTTCAGCACGGGTGGGTCCGACGGCACGATCAACGGCATCCTGACCCGCAACCTCTACGGCAACGAGGGCCGGGTCTACCGCTGGACGAGCGACGCCGCCCCCACCGCCGCCGAGAAGACTTTCAACGACGTGATTCTGCGCGTGAAGGCCGATCCCGCCGCGAACATCGCCCGGCCCGGCGGCCTGCGCTGGCTGCCCGCCGTGAACGGTCAGTTCAGCGTGCCCGTACTGACCCTGCACACGCTGGGCGACTTCTACGTGCCCTTCCGGCACCAGCAGCTCTACCGCCAGGCGGCGCAGGCCAGTGGCAACGGCGACCGCCTGGTGCAGCGGGCCATTCGCGCGGCGGGCCACTGCGAGTTCGATGGGGCGGAACTCGTCGAAGCCTTCAATGACCTCGTGGCCTGGGAGCGCACGGGCGTGAAGCCCGCCGGGGATGACGTGCTGACCGCTACCACCGTCGCCAGCCCCACCTACGGCTGCCGCTTTACCCGCAAGACCCGTGCGGGGGTAGAGGCGTGCCCGGCAACACCCTGA
- the hemL gene encoding glutamate-1-semialdehyde 2,1-aminomutase, with amino-acid sequence MTTDSLPSTARSEALFARARAVTPGGVNSPVRAFKSVGGTPRFIREAHGAFLTDADGTRYLDYIGSWGPMILGHDHPAVREAIASALAGGTSFGAPGEREVQLAETVTRITGVDRVRFVNSGTEATMSALRLARGFTGRKYLLKFRGNYHGHADGLLVEAGSGLMTNAAGALGQAAPSSAGVPEEYAALTLVSEYNDPAALDALMAERGGEIAAVIFEPVVGNAGVLIPTPEFLAALHRVREHGVLLIADEVMTGFRLSLRGATGRLGLSPDLICWGKIIGGGLPVGAYGGRADVMDFVSPQGPVYQAGTLSGNPLAMAAGLATLEVLEGDPGIYERLETYTTALADGLRSAAREAGVPLSVNHIGSMLTAFHQDAPDGSIRTYADAARSDTAAFAAWFQHMLGRGIYWAPSQFESIFVSAAHTDHDLNATLNAARAAYAGLGRTA; translated from the coding sequence ATGACCACCGACTCCCTTCCTTCCACCGCCCGGTCGGAGGCGCTGTTCGCCCGCGCCCGCGCCGTGACCCCCGGCGGCGTGAACAGCCCGGTGCGGGCCTTTAAAAGCGTGGGCGGCACCCCGCGCTTTATCCGGGAAGCCCACGGTGCCTTCCTCACCGACGCGGACGGCACCCGCTACCTCGACTACATCGGCTCGTGGGGGCCGATGATCCTGGGGCACGACCACCCCGCCGTGCGGGAGGCCATCGCCTCGGCCCTCGCGGGCGGCACGTCCTTCGGCGCTCCCGGCGAGCGCGAGGTGCAACTGGCGGAAACCGTTACCCGCATCACCGGGGTCGACCGCGTGCGCTTCGTGAACAGCGGGACGGAAGCCACCATGAGCGCCCTGCGGCTGGCGCGGGGCTTCACCGGGCGGAAATACCTCCTGAAATTCCGGGGCAACTACCACGGCCACGCCGACGGCCTGCTCGTAGAGGCCGGAAGCGGATTGATGACGAACGCGGCGGGCGCCCTGGGGCAGGCGGCGCCCAGCAGCGCGGGCGTGCCGGAGGAATACGCGGCCCTCACGCTGGTGAGCGAGTACAACGACCCGGCGGCGCTGGACGCGCTGATGGCCGAGCGCGGCGGGGAGATCGCCGCTGTCATCTTCGAGCCGGTGGTGGGCAACGCGGGCGTGCTGATTCCCACGCCGGAGTTCCTGGCCGCGCTGCACCGGGTCCGCGAGCACGGCGTCCTCCTGATCGCGGACGAGGTGATGACGGGCTTCCGCCTCTCGCTGCGGGGAGCGACCGGGCGTCTGGGCCTGTCCCCCGACCTGATCTGCTGGGGCAAGATCATCGGCGGCGGGTTGCCGGTGGGGGCCTATGGCGGTCGGGCCGACGTGATGGACTTCGTGTCTCCGCAGGGGCCGGTGTACCAGGCCGGGACGCTGAGCGGCAACCCGCTGGCGATGGCGGCGGGCCTCGCCACGCTGGAGGTGCTGGAGGGTGACCCCGGCATCTACGAGCGGCTGGAGACGTATACAACTGCCCTCGCGGACGGCCTGCGCTCGGCGGCGCGGGAGGCGGGCGTGCCCCTCAGCGTGAACCACATCGGCTCGATGCTCACGGCCTTCCATCAGGACGCGCCTGACGGGTCCATCCGCACCTACGCGGACGCGGCCCGCAGCGACACGGCCGCCTTCGCCGCGTGGTTCCAGCACATGCTGGGCCGGGGCATCTACTGGGCGCCCTCGCAGTTCGAGAGCATCTTCGTGAGTGCCGCCCACACCGACCACGACCTGAACGCCACGCTGAACGCCGCCCGCGCCGCCTACGCCGGGCTGGGGAGGACCGCATGA
- a CDS encoding CoA-binding protein codes for MTLLESTPDVIRVLADNKVVAVVGFHPDPMKPAHYVPEYLHRQGYTVIPVNPALAARGESYFGQKAVATLAEIGTPVDVVEVFRRSDKVHQHLGDILAMQPLPRVVWLQLGIRDDATARALTQRGIDVIQDRCMLADHRALL; via the coding sequence ATGACCCTGCTGGAAAGCACCCCCGACGTGATTCGCGTTCTGGCCGACAACAAGGTGGTCGCCGTCGTCGGCTTTCACCCCGACCCGATGAAACCCGCCCACTACGTCCCCGAGTACCTGCACCGCCAGGGCTACACGGTGATTCCGGTGAACCCGGCCCTCGCCGCGCGGGGCGAGAGTTACTTCGGGCAGAAGGCGGTCGCCACCCTCGCGGAGATCGGCACGCCGGTGGACGTGGTGGAGGTCTTTCGCCGCAGCGACAAGGTGCACCAGCATCTGGGCGACATTCTCGCCATGCAGCCCCTGCCGCGCGTGGTGTGGCTGCAACTCGGCATCCGCGACGACGCGACGGCGCGGGCACTGACCCAGCGCGGCATCGACGTGATTCAGGACCGCTGCATGCTGGCGGACCACCGGGCGCTGCTGTAG
- the glp gene encoding gephyrin-like molybdotransferase Glp, which yields MTRPTFPMHVGVAEARQSLAALLPDPGTEVLPLAGARGRRLAADLAARVSHPSATESALDGIAAREADTLGASPDTPARLRVVGESRAGLPFAGTVEPGECVRIYTGAPLPPGADAICPVEQLAEDGPEHVLLRRPASPGDVRPEGGDFRAGELVLRAGVLLTPARVALAAALGHAEVPVRRRLRVALLSTGDEVREPGEALLPGQVYDSNRYGLAALLEECGCDVLNLGHAPDSPDALAEALAAAGGADLLLTSGGVSMGKYDFMRDLLIERGEVVFWKIRMRPGGPALLGRWGGLPVFGLPGNPVSSLVVFGVIVRPVLTGQPLRTLRLRAGTAFKGLPDKTALWRGVVSGGEVRDYGQQGSGVLRSLGEADVLVVIPEGPGVPVGEEVEVVWL from the coding sequence ATGACCCGCCCGACCTTTCCCATGCACGTCGGTGTGGCCGAAGCGCGGCAGAGCCTCGCGGCCCTGCTCCCCGACCCCGGCACCGAGGTGCTTCCCCTGGCCGGAGCACGGGGCCGCCGCCTCGCCGCCGACCTCGCCGCCCGCGTGAGCCATCCCAGCGCGACCGAGAGCGCCCTGGACGGCATCGCCGCGCGGGAGGCCGACACGTTGGGGGCCAGCCCGGATACGCCTGCACGCCTGCGGGTGGTGGGCGAGAGCCGCGCGGGGCTGCCCTTCGCGGGGACCGTGGAGCCGGGTGAGTGTGTCCGCATCTACACCGGGGCGCCGTTGCCACCGGGCGCGGACGCGATCTGCCCGGTGGAGCAACTGGCGGAGGACGGCCCCGAGCACGTCCTCCTGCGCCGCCCTGCCAGCCCTGGCGACGTGCGGCCCGAGGGGGGGGACTTCCGGGCGGGCGAGCTGGTCCTGCGGGCCGGAGTCCTCCTGACACCCGCCCGCGTCGCACTCGCGGCGGCGCTGGGGCACGCCGAGGTGCCGGTGCGCCGCCGCCTGCGGGTGGCCTTGCTCTCCACCGGGGACGAGGTGCGTGAACCGGGCGAGGCCCTGCTGCCGGGGCAGGTCTACGACAGCAACCGCTACGGCCTCGCGGCCCTGCTGGAAGAGTGCGGCTGCGACGTGCTCAACCTCGGCCACGCTCCCGACAGCCCCGACGCGCTGGCGGAGGCCCTGGCGGCGGCGGGCGGCGCTGACCTGCTGCTCACCAGCGGCGGCGTCAGCATGGGCAAGTACGACTTCATGCGCGACTTGTTGATCGAACGCGGCGAGGTCGTCTTCTGGAAGATTCGGATGCGGCCCGGCGGCCCTGCCCTGCTGGGACGCTGGGGGGGGCTCCCGGTCTTCGGGCTGCCCGGCAACCCGGTGAGCAGCCTCGTCGTGTTCGGGGTCATCGTGCGGCCCGTGTTGACCGGACAGCCCCTGCGGACGCTGCGGCTGCGGGCCGGGACGGCCTTCAAGGGCCTGCCCGACAAGACAGCCCTCTGGCGCGGCGTCGTGTCGGGCGGCGAGGTTCGCGACTACGGCCAGCAGGGCAGCGGGGTGCTGCGCTCGCTGGGCGAGGCGGACGTGCTGGTGGTCATCCCGGAGGGGCCAGGGGTGCCGGTGGGGGAGGAGGTGGAGGTGGTGTGGCTGTAG
- a CDS encoding peptidylprolyl isomerase — MNITQDKVVEIDYVLKVDGEVVDASEGGEPLTYLHGHNNIIPGLERALEGKRQGDSLHVTVQPEDGYGARDEDNIETLDREDFEDDIEVGATYYAQAEDGSVLPFTVLAVEGDTVQVDFNAPLAGKVLDFDVTVKAVRDATAEELEHGHAHTPGMHDEE, encoded by the coding sequence ATGAACATTACCCAGGACAAGGTTGTCGAGATCGACTACGTGCTCAAGGTGGACGGCGAGGTCGTCGACGCCAGCGAGGGCGGCGAGCCGCTGACCTACCTGCACGGCCACAACAACATCATCCCCGGCCTGGAGCGGGCGCTGGAAGGCAAGCGCCAGGGCGACAGCCTCCACGTGACCGTGCAGCCCGAAGACGGCTATGGCGCCCGCGACGAGGACAACATCGAGACCCTGGACCGCGAGGACTTCGAGGACGACATCGAGGTCGGCGCGACCTACTACGCGCAGGCCGAAGACGGCTCCGTGCTGCCCTTCACGGTACTCGCGGTCGAGGGGGACACCGTACAGGTGGACTTCAACGCTCCCCTCGCGGGCAAGGTGCTCGACTTCGACGTGACCGTCAAGGCCGTGCGCGACGCCACCGCCGAGGAACTGGAGCACGGCCACGCCCACACGCCGGGCATGCACGACGAGGAATAA
- a CDS encoding xanthine dehydrogenase family protein subunit M: protein MYPVNFDYHRASSVQEALTLMAENPDLKVIAGGHSLLPAMRLRLAQPPALLDVFGLEELRGIRREGDVFVVGAMTTHAQVLRSELPLFPEVAHEVGDPMVRNRGTIGGSLAHADPSADYPAVALALGAEFVIRGLGGERTVPADEMFVGMFESAVQPGELLTHIRIPATVRGGAYEKFKHPASHYAIAGVAVVRHADGQIRAAYTGAGEKAERLTLLEERLNAGQPAGQGLVDAANLLGDRFASPEYRAHLVDVLAGRAAARV, encoded by the coding sequence ATGTACCCAGTCAACTTCGACTACCACCGCGCCAGCAGCGTGCAGGAAGCCCTGACGCTGATGGCCGAGAATCCCGACCTCAAGGTGATCGCGGGGGGCCACTCGCTGCTGCCCGCCATGCGGCTGCGGCTGGCCCAACCGCCCGCCCTGCTCGATGTGTTCGGCCTGGAGGAACTGCGGGGCATCCGGCGCGAGGGGGACGTGTTCGTGGTGGGCGCGATGACCACCCACGCGCAGGTGCTGCGCTCGGAACTGCCCCTTTTCCCCGAGGTCGCCCACGAGGTCGGGGACCCGATGGTCCGCAACCGGGGCACCATCGGCGGCTCGCTCGCCCACGCCGACCCCAGCGCGGACTACCCGGCGGTGGCGCTGGCGCTCGGCGCGGAGTTCGTCATTCGCGGCCTCGGCGGTGAACGCACCGTCCCCGCCGACGAGATGTTCGTGGGTATGTTCGAAAGTGCGGTGCAGCCCGGCGAGCTGCTCACCCACATCCGCATCCCGGCGACCGTGCGGGGGGGCGCCTACGAGAAGTTCAAGCACCCCGCCAGCCACTACGCGATTGCGGGCGTGGCCGTGGTGCGCCACGCGGACGGGCAGATTCGTGCCGCCTACACCGGGGCGGGGGAGAAGGCCGAGCGCCTGACCCTCCTTGAGGAGCGCCTGAACGCGGGCCAGCCCGCCGGGCAGGGGTTGGTGGACGCCGCCAATCTGTTGGGCGACCGCTTTGCCAGCCCCGAGTACCGGGCGCATCTGGTGGATGTGCTGGCGGGGCGGGCGGCGGCGAGGGTGTAG
- a CDS encoding xanthine dehydrogenase family protein molybdopterin-binding subunit, which translates to MTDRTEKYMGQALKRKEDPRFITGAGQYTDDFVLPGMLHAAMVRSPYAHARITGIDKSSVEDLPGVVAVLTGEDVAAAGAGPIPVGWLLPDLKVPPHHAVAQGEVNHVGDIVAVVVAETRAQAEDAAGLLAVAYEALPSVALGSAALEEGSPQVHDDVPGNVAFRWEIGDETALNEAFNRAHKTVKVKLRNHRLVPNAIEPRASLAQFSPASGEYLLYTTSQNPHIHRLILAAFVLNIPEHKLRVISPDVGGGFGSKIFQYQEEVAVLLASRLLGKPVKWAARRSESFVSDMQGRDHESEAELAVDAEGRMLGLRVNTVANLGAYLTLFAPAVPTYLYGTLLNGVYKFPAVHAKVTGAVTNTVPVDAYRGAGRPEATYLIERTVDVMAHELGMDPAEFRRLNFIGPDEFPYQTPVALVYDSGNYEPALDMALDMMKYQDLRAEQERMKGSNKILGIGVISYLEACGLAPSALVGQLGAQAGQWESSLVRVHPTGKVELYTGSHSHGQGHETAFPQIAADELQIPIEDIDLIHGDTGRMPYGWGTYGSRSAAVGGSALKMALQKITAKARKIAAHLLEASEEDIEHEGGVFRVKGAPGQQKTFFDVALMAHLAHSLPDGMEPGLEATAFYDPKNFVYPFGTHVAVVEIDTDTGVVKLRDYGCVDDCGPLINPLIAEGQVHGGIAQGAGQALWEDAAYDEEGNFLAGTFMEYAVPRADDLPNFQTDHTVTPSPHNPLGVKGIGEAGTIASTAAVANAVMDALWHECRIAHLDMPYTSEKVWRAIREVRAAGMGQAADD; encoded by the coding sequence ATGACCGACCGAACTGAGAAGTACATGGGCCAGGCCCTCAAGCGCAAGGAGGACCCGCGCTTTATCACCGGGGCGGGGCAGTACACCGACGACTTCGTGCTGCCGGGGATGCTGCACGCGGCGATGGTCCGCAGCCCCTACGCGCATGCCCGGATCACCGGAATCGACAAGAGCAGTGTGGAGGACTTGCCCGGTGTGGTCGCCGTGCTGACGGGCGAGGACGTGGCGGCGGCGGGCGCGGGGCCGATCCCGGTGGGCTGGCTGCTGCCCGACCTCAAGGTGCCCCCGCACCACGCGGTCGCGCAGGGCGAGGTCAACCATGTGGGCGACATCGTGGCCGTCGTGGTGGCCGAGACGCGGGCGCAGGCCGAGGACGCGGCGGGCCTGCTCGCGGTGGCCTACGAGGCCCTGCCCTCGGTGGCGCTGGGGAGCGCGGCGCTGGAGGAAGGGAGCCCGCAGGTCCACGACGACGTGCCCGGCAACGTGGCCTTCCGGTGGGAGATTGGGGACGAGACGGCGCTGAACGAGGCCTTCAACCGGGCGCACAAGACGGTGAAGGTGAAGCTGCGCAACCACCGCCTGGTGCCCAACGCGATTGAGCCGCGGGCGTCCCTGGCCCAGTTCTCGCCCGCCAGCGGCGAATACCTGCTCTACACCACCTCGCAGAATCCGCACATCCACCGCCTGATCCTGGCGGCTTTCGTGCTGAACATCCCCGAGCACAAGCTGCGGGTCATCAGCCCGGATGTGGGCGGGGGCTTCGGCTCCAAGATTTTCCAGTATCAGGAGGAAGTGGCCGTGCTGCTCGCCTCCCGGCTGCTGGGCAAGCCAGTCAAGTGGGCCGCCCGCCGCTCCGAGAGCTTCGTCTCCGACATGCAGGGCCGCGACCACGAGTCGGAGGCCGAACTCGCCGTAGACGCGGAGGGCCGGATGCTGGGGCTGCGGGTGAACACGGTCGCCAACCTCGGCGCGTACCTGACCCTCTTCGCGCCCGCCGTGCCGACCTACCTGTACGGCACGCTGCTGAACGGCGTGTACAAGTTCCCCGCCGTCCACGCGAAGGTGACGGGCGCGGTCACCAACACCGTCCCCGTGGACGCCTACCGGGGCGCGGGCCGCCCGGAAGCCACCTACCTGATCGAGCGCACGGTGGACGTGATGGCGCACGAACTGGGGATGGACCCTGCCGAGTTCCGCCGCCTCAATTTCATCGGCCCGGACGAGTTCCCGTACCAGACGCCGGTCGCGCTGGTCTACGACTCGGGCAACTACGAACCCGCGCTCGACATGGCGCTGGACATGATGAAGTATCAGGACCTCCGCGCCGAGCAGGAGCGGATGAAGGGGAGCAACAAGATTCTGGGCATCGGCGTGATCTCGTACCTCGAGGCGTGTGGGCTGGCCCCATCCGCCCTCGTCGGGCAGCTCGGAGCGCAGGCGGGGCAGTGGGAAAGCTCGCTGGTGCGCGTGCACCCGACCGGCAAGGTCGAGCTGTACACCGGCTCGCACAGCCACGGCCAGGGCCACGAGACGGCCTTCCCGCAGATCGCCGCCGACGAACTCCAGATTCCCATCGAGGACATCGACCTCATCCACGGCGACACGGGCCGGATGCCCTACGGCTGGGGCACCTACGGCTCGCGCAGCGCGGCGGTGGGCGGGAGTGCGCTGAAGATGGCCCTCCAGAAGATCACCGCCAAGGCGAGGAAGATCGCCGCGCACCTCCTCGAAGCCTCGGAAGAGGACATCGAGCACGAAGGCGGCGTCTTCCGGGTCAAGGGCGCTCCGGGGCAGCAGAAGACCTTCTTCGACGTGGCGCTGATGGCGCACCTCGCCCACAGCCTGCCCGACGGTATGGAGCCGGGGCTGGAGGCGACCGCCTTCTATGACCCCAAGAACTTCGTGTATCCCTTCGGCACGCACGTGGCGGTCGTGGAGATCGACACGGACACAGGCGTGGTCAAGCTCCGCGACTACGGCTGCGTGGACGACTGCGGCCCCCTGATCAACCCGCTGATCGCGGAGGGGCAGGTTCACGGCGGCATCGCGCAGGGGGCGGGGCAAGCGCTGTGGGAGGACGCCGCCTACGACGAGGAAGGCAACTTTCTGGCTGGGACCTTCATGGAGTACGCCGTGCCCCGCGCCGACGACCTGCCGAACTTCCAGACCGACCACACCGTCACCCCCAGCCCGCACAACCCCCTGGGGGTCAAGGGCATCGGGGAGGCGGGCACCATCGCCAGCACCGCCGCCGTCGCCAACGCCGTGATGGACGCCCTGTGGCACGAATGCCGCATCGCGCATCTGGATATGCCCTACACCTCTGAAAAGGTCTGGCGAGCGATCCGGGAAGTGCGGGCAGCGGGGATGGGGCAGGCGGCGGACGACTGA
- a CDS encoding (2Fe-2S)-binding protein, whose protein sequence is MNVTVTVNGKAHTRDVEPRTLLVHFLREDLGLTGTHVGCDTSQCGACTVHLNGDAVKSCTVLAVQADGMEVTTIEGIGTAADLHPLQAGFWEKHGLQCGFCTPGMIMSAAELLRHDPDPSEATIRHHLEGNYCRCTGYHNIVLAVQHAAAAMRERGVGAGQAADD, encoded by the coding sequence ATGAACGTCACCGTGACGGTCAATGGCAAGGCCCACACCCGCGACGTGGAACCGCGCACCCTGCTGGTGCATTTCCTGCGTGAGGACCTGGGCCTGACCGGCACCCACGTCGGTTGCGACACCAGCCAGTGCGGGGCCTGCACGGTCCACCTGAACGGCGACGCGGTCAAAAGCTGCACGGTCCTCGCGGTGCAGGCTGACGGGATGGAGGTCACCACCATCGAGGGAATCGGTACCGCCGCCGACCTCCACCCCCTTCAGGCGGGCTTCTGGGAGAAACACGGCCTCCAGTGCGGCTTTTGCACCCCCGGCATGATCATGAGCGCCGCCGAACTCCTGCGGCACGACCCCGACCCCAGCGAGGCCACGATCCGCCACCACCTCGAAGGCAACTACTGCCGCTGCACCGGCTACCACAACATCGTCCTCGCCGTGCAGCACGCGGCGGCGGCGATGCGGGAGCGCGGCGTGGGGGCGGGGCAGGCGGCGGACGACTGA